DNA from Rhinatrema bivittatum chromosome 16, aRhiBiv1.1, whole genome shotgun sequence:
gtaaATGTATTTTCTTTAGTATAAAACCTCCTTCCACTCCATGAGCTATAGAAGGAGATGTCCCTACAGAGTCCGCAGGCATTAACATGTATGTACACTTTTATTTCCTATCTAATTAAAGATATCACAACGTGTAAAACTATATCTAATTTTTCCATGGGACCAACAATCATACGCTGTGATTTTTCAGACAAATATTGACCTTTTAATATAAAATAGTTATGTGCAATTATACTTTTGTAGGGTCTTTAGTATGGACTGGCCAGCAAATTCTCAATGACATGGCCAACGGGCAACTCATGGTCAACTAACAGACAAATGGATATCAGCGTACGCGCTAATCCAGATGAAATAGGCAGCTAAGTCTACATCCTAAACATGCAGCCTTTTCCCATGAGGGTTATATCAACATACATTTCATAGATTAATAGGAATAAATACGCAAGATGTGCACACCTGCTAGTTTTAagttattaaaaaacaaaaaaacatggtcTTGTATCTGAGACTCAAATCGCAAATAAAAACAAGCACACAACAGAAATTGGTTGTTCTGAGACTTCCCCTCAGACCCACACATCCTCTTCATAGCTtgtccaccacctccctccctcctcaccctgatacatgatgccattttgaaagtaCTTTGCCAGTAAAGAAGTTTCTAAACTCTACTCCAGCTTGCACCACAAAAAGTGATGGTGACCCTGAGCGACATTGCTACGCTAAACCCAACCATCCATTTTTAAAGCCAACATATAGCCAAGAAGAAATTGGAAAAACTGAAGACTACCATGTTGCTGACAGTTCATTGGGCTTCATTGGATGGGGCATCATCATTGTTACCAACATGGGGGGTATCTTATTGTCTCTTATTCAGCAGCAAATGTCTTTTGAGCATATACACTCTTTTCCTGCAAGCAGAAATCTGCTGTGGCCAGGAAGTGCTCAATGTAAGAATCAAGCAAGCACTCCCAGTTTTTGCctacaggacttttttttttccccttccagatGTTGTAATGATTTACATTGATGAGGGGGAAAAGATTCCATTTCAAAACAACGTGACCAAAATGACGTGCAGGCTCCATGTGACGACATGCTATGGTGTAAAGAGTGATAGAAAGGCCTGATCCATTGAGATCTTTTCCCAGAGACGCAGAATGAATGAATCGTGGTGAATAAGGTCACACACAATAATAGTAATCAATGCATGTCAAAGAAAGTCGTAGCATCAAAGATGCCTACTTGGTACTGATATGCAAATAACTTTCTGAGCTCTCCTTTTGGATTCTGCTGTACAGGAAAGGGTGCGTGTGAGGTGAGGGCAGTGTTTATCATTTGTATAGGTGATTCTCTCAGAAGTATTTGACAAGGCCCTTGAAGAGCATGGATAACCTTGGGTTTCTTTGTCTTGCACATTTACGAAACAGATAAATAATTATGAACCTTACAGTGCTCCAGAGATTATGTCTCATATGCCCATAAAATACATTTAAGTGGTTTTCCTCCTTTGTTGGTAGAGACCGCGTTCACAGCCAAGGTAAGTCATGCCAAAAAAGCATGAATTTCTTTGTTTGCTTCTTTTTTCTTCACAGTGATCCCattgttattgattttttttatttcacttggGTTAATGATCCATAGCATAGACTTCACAACACTATTTACCATACCTGAGCCTCCCTGGATGGAGACCTTGCATCGATTTGTCAGTTTTGAGAGAGAACATCAGCAGGTAGAGAAGAGCTTTTGACCTTCCAAGAGATAAGAATGAAATTTAACTTAGCAACATCTCAGAGATTTAAATGGCTTCAGTCGAGGTACTGCTTGTTAACATGCAAATGTGGTATTCAATATTCATGCCTTGCAAGTggtaccagggattttttaaaCTTGGGCTAAGGTACTGGCAACCTCTAAAGTGGTGTTGGGGGCTCTACCAATGTTTACAGAAAGCACTTATTTGGCGTTGCCAAGGGGTGAAAAGAGTGGGAAAAGGACTGAGACATGAAATCTGTACAAACAATGACTGTTTTGCGGAGTAAGTCGCTGCTGGTTTCCATGTTTGCATCCCTTGCTCAGATGTTGTATTTTATTGCACATAGGGCAGTCTGGACACGGGTAAAACTCTCCAAACTCAGTACTCAGACAGATAATAAATCTTGCTTTTTTGCTGCACAGAGATCTGGCCATTCTTACAGATGTTATATTTCTGTAACATGAAAGGGGATTTGGAAGGGGATTCAGGGAAGGATTACGGATATATTGTCTATCCAATGTgtactttcattttaaattattatttggaAATAGATTGTCATTCTGCTTTAGTTTGAAATTGATAGATATTTCGCTATCTTTACTCTTCAAACTCTTTTGTTGCAAGTGGAGGGATAGGTCCTTTCTAGAGATATGGACTTGGTGGAATATAACATGTTTACTGTACAAACATGAAGCTGCCGTAACTGAAAAATATTACAGACATGGAAAAGTTCAGGAGATCTGGAAGCCAGTAGATCCTAGGTGCTGCAATTGCAATCTTTTGAGTTCAATCATTATACAAAATGTTATTACAATATGATCACAGTTTCCTTCCAGATGAGTTGATGTTATGTTCACTAAATGGATATTGTATTTAAGAAACCCTgcaaatttattaaaaatatatgaaCACATAAAAGCAAATGAAGACCTTGCGAGAAAAGATTGCTTATTTCAGGATGCTCTGCAGGCTGTGGTGCCTTTTATCAGATCTATGTAACAATTATCCCAAGACGATGTAGTATGTGAGCTGTGGAGACTGCACCCGGGTCTCCGCTTCAGATGATTCTATGCATGTAAGCTTTCCATGCCTCTGACCTAGATCCCTTTTGCAAAAAAGATTGAACATGATTTTTCCAGACCACAGGGATCCTTTCTTCCATTGTGTTTTGTTTCAGGAGAGCAATTATGGGAAATCCACAAGGTTTTGGTAACAGACAGGCAAAAGTGGAGGGAGCATAGGTTCCAAGGAACCAGCCGAAGCAATTATGTAAGGTCTTTGAAGCCTACTGTACTCAGAAACCCAATGTCACTTGTACGAGGAACATTATAGACAGGAGGCACGAGCTCTGGGATGTATTATGTAAGGTCTTTGAAGCCTCCTGTACTCAGAAACCCAATGTCACTTGTACGAGGAACATTATAGACAGGAGGCACGAGCTCTGGGATGTATTATGTAAGGTCTTTGAAGCCTCCTGTACTCAGAAACCCAATGTCACTTGTACGAGGAACATTATAGACAGGAGGCACGAGCTCTGTGATGTACTAAGTGTCAAATCCTGAAAGTTTCCAGAAACATGTGACATTAGTCCAATATAAAAAAGGCttttattatcatttatttatttatttatttagaacttttctataccgactttccaataacagaattactgatcaattcggtttacattttgaacaataacagtgacaagagaatgtcttacaaaaaacaggtagAAATAACTTGGAGATAAATATATGGGTTAACTAACAATGAGATACTAACAGTGAGATACACTATAAAATATACATAGCGTAATATAGGCAGAAAAACATCGGTGTGGGGTTGTGCAAAGTCtaatgttatgggaaagcttcaTAGGATACTTCATAGGATACAATCATAGGATACTTCATAGGATACAATCCATGCCTGCGGGTGCATTTTATTAAGCAAGTGGATTCTCAGGAAATGTTTTCTAATCTCAGAAAATCTAAATTCCTGTGCAGAAACCAAGTTTGCAACATTTGCCCATGTTTGTCCTGATGAGCAGCTTCCATGTTTCCCCATCTCCTAGAACAATTTCATAAATGCCAGCaatatttgttccccaaactttTGAAACAACTTAATGTACCTGCttataactcaccttgagctaccaatgaaaaggtacGAGCAAAGCTGAAACAAATAAATATCAGCGACATAATACTGCGGCCTGGTACTGACTGAGGATAAAGCAAATGAGTAAAATGCAAGAAGCTGTGTGCATTTTTACGTTCATTccctcttgtgtgtgtgtgggtgctgcTGCTGATAATTGTTGTGTCTGATTTCGATTACCTGTTTCAGAGGTTGCACACCGTGAACAGGTGATGGAGAGACCCATGAAGCTACCGAGGCAGATATTTGAGATTATTAAAGCAGGGAAGTGTCCTTACTTGTGAGCTGCAAATTGGTCTTAAATCAAGTGAGAGGTGCTAGATCCTAAGAACAtaaatataagacttgccatactgggtcagatcaaaggtccatcaagcccagtatcctgtttccaacagtggccaatccaagtcacaagtacttggcaggatcccaaggcgtagagagattccaggctgcttatcccagggataagatgTGGATTTCcccaactccatcttaataatggttaatggacttttcctccaggaacttgttcaaacctttttataaatgcagctacactaacagcttttacaacatcctttggcaacaaattccagagtttaattatgcattgagtaaaaaaatagtttctcttatttattttaaatgtatcacccagtaactttattgtgtgtcccctggtctttgtactttttgaaagagtaaataaccgattaagatttcttccactcattattttatagacctctatcatatctcccctcagccgtctcttctccaagctgaagagtcctaacctctttagcctttcctcataggggaattgttccatcccttttatcatcttggtcgcccttctctgtaccttttctaattctgctatatcttttttgagatgtggtgaccagaatactcaagatgaggttgcaccatggagtgatacagagagacattatgatattctctgttttattctccattcctttcctaataatccccagcattctgtgtgtgtatgatatatgaacacaagatgaggtcacaccatggagtgatacagagacattatgatattctctgttttattctccattcctttcctaataatccccagcattctgtttgtgtatgatatatgaacacaagatgaggatgcaccatgcagtgatacagagacattatgatattctctgttttattctccattcctttcctaataatccccagcattctgtttgtgtatgatatatgaacacaagatgaggatgcaccatggagtgatacagaggcattatgatattatctgttttattctccattcctttcctaataatccccagcattctgtttgtgtatgatatatgaacacaagatgaggatgcaccatggagtgatacagagacattatgatattctctgttttattctccgttcctttcctaataatccccagcattctctttcctttcttggctgctgctgctgcacactgagcagaatatttcaacgtattttcaatggtgacacctagatcctgttcctgagtggtgactcctaatatggagccttgcattttgtagctaatTTGTTTCTCTTCCCTAACTGCATCACTTTTCATTGTGCACATtagatttcatttgccatttgcatgccaagTCTCCAATttttcaaggtcctcttgcaatttgcACAATCCTTGGagtttaacaattttgaataattttgtgtcaatggAAAACTTGATCACTGCACTTGTTATTCTcgtttccaggtcatttataaatatataaaaaatctgtggtcccagaacagatccctaggaCACTATTCACTATTCaccattttccattgaaaaagtaaccatttagccctactctgttttctaccttttaaccagatggcaatccacaataggcaCTGCCCCCTTTTACAGATGCAAAGGAAAAAGTACAAAATTTATATACTAACACATTTTCTTTACATAAAACTATAAAGGCATAGGAAAGAGGAGAGACTGAAAAACCAAGGTTCCCGCTTGGTGCATATCATTGTAGATTTTTGGCTGTTATCACCATCTGAAAGATATTTAGTACTCTGAGTGGGgagattgttggagattttaacctgccgGACATAAACTgcagaatcccttctgcagaatctatcaGAAGTAGAGGGATAGAGGacgccctgcaaggggctctgttcaaacaaatggtaatggaacccacgagagagggagggagctgcactcgacttagtgctcactaacggggataatgtctctgatgtccgggtgggtgcccacctaagcaccagtgatcatcaaatggtagggtttgatatcacaaatggggtacagagaagtcacacgaagacccgagttttgaatttaaaaaatacggactttctttatttatttaaggtgttttgtataccgtcatttggttttgCCATCAGAACGGCTTATAGAATTGTGAAACAGGTTAGATAAACATCATCACAGCAATTTATCATGTAGTGTTAGCTGATTACATATAACATTGTTATTTCTTATATAGATTATTACATACAGCAAAGTTATTACATACAAACTGTTGTTAcatttaaggatagtaaccggaaaaaggaggagggaccatataaccaaaaccctagcagaattacattggctacctattgaacacagaattaaatacaaagccctatgtaccatacataaactaatacatgatgagaaattggactggctaaacacagcattgcgagtgcacgtcccacacagaaaccttcgatcggcaaataaagcacgcttaaccattccctcagtaaaaacagcgagactaacccaagtgagagaaagggccttatcactagCAGGTCCCacaatctggaacacaatgcccctagaGATCAAGTTgtaaagagatctcaaaacctttaagaaaagtttaaaaacatggctttttaaacaagcattttataaagagactggagaatgaaaatatacaggaataggcagaagagcaccagcacacagcactattctaagaatgcgCATCTCAATAATCTATGAACTCAGAGTGCATGgaataacttgctggtgcagcggttactacccttaaccaagaagctttgatactgttgatgaaattgtaacattgctttctgcttcaacggcaaggcataacggggaattggattaaAACACCAACCaacgaggaccctgacttttacagtgtggGAAATTGATAAGTATGGGGTAACCAACaaggcagtctggatggaccatttggtcctttttgctaacatttctgtgtttctatgggaGACTTGGGAGGTATGGCACAAAGAGTAAGGAAGGCACATAAGGTTGGGTGAGATTTAATACCATTTCATGGTATGTATGGGTAGGAAAGGGTTTCAGATCAGATGGGTAGAAAACCTTGGGACTATGACTGCCAACAATTCTGCCAGGCTGTCCAAAGATGGAAAGGATTGGCCAATGAGAGGCCAGATATTTTATCTGAACAACAGGACAAGGGAGGAGTAATTACTAGTAGTGACTGGAGGGTGGGAGGAAGCCACAGGAAAAGATTCTAAGGGTTACACCTGAAAACGATTcgtttatttaaacatttatattccgcCAACCCACAAATCTTGGCAGAGTACAATATAAGCGAAAATAGAGTAGAGGTGTATCTTGAGATGAATTCTCCAATTTAAGAATGTTGTATTTGAGACCGGATTTGAGCATGGATCATATGAGGGACCATGCGTAGAGAACGAAGGGTACAGGGAGGGGAgtagaagaggagaggaggatggaggaTCACTCCAACAGTTGCATTTTAGAAGTGAAAGAAATTGCAAGTATTACACAAGGTGCGCTCATGTTTATGAAAGGAGAAATATGTAGACACAACAGAAAGGGAAATTTTACTGTAAGGAAGAAAGATTGTAAGGGTACGGAAATCAGTTTAGTGGGCATATAGGGTTTTAACTGGTACATTAAACACATCACTGAGAAGAACATGCTGCAAAGACAACCAGAAGGCCTAACTTAATGGATGCaaatttttagtttagtttagtttagtttattggtttttatataccaacacatcagacaagccttcacatcggtttacacataataaaaaagattttatctGAACAACATACACTTTGTAAACCAAATACACTTTGTAAACCATGTCGGTTTATGTGGAAGACATGAATGGTGATTCCTGAAGGAAACCAATGGCATATTCAACCTCTACTCTTTGTTTCTACAGGTGTGATGTTTGTGCAAGAATCCTAATCTTCTGCTCTTCTGAACAACAGGAGCAAACGATGGGGAACAAATGGAGAAGCAGAAACCATACGGTTAtgacgggattcatcattctaggGTTTTCCAATGTCCAGGAGCTGCAATCTCTCATCGGCTTCCTGGTTTTAGTCATTTATCTGCTAAACCTGATGGGGAACCTCACCATTCTCATCATAATCCACTTGGATCctcacctgcacacccccatgtacttttttCTTGGTAACTTGTCCATCTTGGACATGTGCTATGCAACAGACACGCTCCATAAGATTCTGGACGGCTTCCTCACTGGCGACAAGTTTATATCTTTCCATGCATGCATGGTGCAGATGTACTTTTTTACGACTTTCGCGTGCTCCGAGTTCTACCTTCTCTCAGTCATGGCTTACGACCGGTACATGGCCATATGCAATCCATTGCGCTATTCGCTCATCATGAACAAGAGGGTCTGCATACTGCTAGCAACTGTGTCCTGGGTAATTAGTTTTTCTGGGTCGGTGCCATATCCTCTGATGGTCTCCCGGTTATCTTTCTGCAAATCCAACGAAAtcaatcatttcttctgtgacctcacagccctgctGAAGCTTTCCTGCAGCGACATCCTCCCCGTTGAGCTTACGGTTTTAATAG
Protein-coding regions in this window:
- the LOC115078474 gene encoding olfactory receptor 1052-like, yielding MGNKWRSRNHTVMTGFIILGFSNVQELQSLIGFLVLVIYLLNLMGNLTILIIIHLDPHLHTPMYFFLGNLSILDMCYATDTLHKILDGFLTGDKFISFHACMVQMYFFTTFACSEFYLLSVMAYDRYMAICNPLRYSLIMNKRVCILLATVSWVISFSGSVPYPLMVSRLSFCKSNEINHFFCDLTALLKLSCSDILPVELTVLIESGIFGMSPFLLTLTSYVYIISAILRIRSTEGRSKAFSTCSSHLTAVILFYGTVMCTYLRPASMYSLNRDKLLALLYTAVIPMLNPLIYSLKNKQVKDALKRVVNGKICSFCNAKAMIH